TAGTGTAGAGGCCATTAGCCCGAGATTACAGACACTTTATGATTTTTTTCCTAAAATGGAACGTGAACTAAAAAAAGTTGGCGTTACCGTACAGCATATGTGGGAACAATATATTGCTGTAAATCCTGATGGTTATCGAACTTCACAATTTCATTATCATTACAATATATGGGGCAAACGAGTTAATCCGGTCATGCATATGAACCATAAGGCTGGTGATAAAATGTATGTTGATTATGCCGGAAAGACACTCTCAATTATTGATATAGATACTGGAGAAGTCAAAGAAGTACAATTTTTTGTAGCAATATTGGGCGCTAGCCAATACACGTATGCTGAAGCTTCCATGAGCCAGCAAAAGGAAAACTTTGTTGACTCGGTAGAAAATGCCATGCGCTTTTTTGAAGGCACTCCTGCCGCCATTGTTCCAGATAATTTAAAATCTGCCGTAATAAAAAGCAGTCGTTTTGAACCGACAATCAATGAAACCCTGGCTGATTTAGCAGAACATTACGAAACCACAATTTTACCTGCCAGAGCTTACAGGCCCAGAGACAAGTCACTAGTTGAAGGAGCTGTTAAGATATTATATCGAAGGATTTATGTAACCATAAAAGAAACTAAGTTCTTTTCTCTGGAAGAATTAAACCAGCAGATCTGGGATTTACTTGACTCTCACAATAACAGAAAACTGACAGGACGCCCTTATTCCCGCTTTGAATTATTTTTAGAAGACGAGAAAGAAAAACTGCGTCCACTCCCACAAGATCGTTTTGAAATTAAATACCAGTCTTTTGCAACAGTAATGCAAAACGGTCATGTTCAATTAAGCCAGGACAAAAACTATTACAGCGTTCCGTATCAATATGTAAAGAAGAAAGCCAAGCTGTTATATACCAAATCAACAGTAGAGATTTATTATAAATACAATCGAATAGCTGTACATCCAAGAAACTACAAACCTTATGTCTATACAACAACTCCTGAGCATTTAGCCAGTACACATCAATTTGTAGCCCAATGGAGTGCTGCCCGCTTCATTGAATGGGCTAATAATATTGATGAGTCAGTAGGAGAATATATAATGCAGATAATCGAAAGCAGAA
The Flavobacterium kingsejongi genome window above contains:
- the istA gene encoding IS21 family transposase, translated to MANKITDMSKIRKVIKFYCNGKSKLFISSYLSLSRNTVKKYISLFEVLELSFELIDQKTDAELELLFSQTSVEAISPRLQTLYDFFPKMERELKKVGVTVQHMWEQYIAVNPDGYRTSQFHYHYNIWGKRVNPVMHMNHKAGDKMYVDYAGKTLSIIDIDTGEVKEVQFFVAILGASQYTYAEASMSQQKENFVDSVENAMRFFEGTPAAIVPDNLKSAVIKSSRFEPTINETLADLAEHYETTILPARAYRPRDKSLVEGAVKILYRRIYVTIKETKFFSLEELNQQIWDLLDSHNNRKLTGRPYSRFELFLEDEKEKLRPLPQDRFEIKYQSFATVMQNGHVQLSQDKNYYSVPYQYVKKKAKLLYTKSTVEIYYKYNRIAVHPRNYKPYVYTTTPEHLASTHQFVAQWSAARFIEWANNIDESVGEYIMQIIESRNHPEQAYKSCLGILNFEKKVGRQRLINACRRALDFKIYNFKTIQNILENNLDHIDFDQEPEQELPDHSNIRGKHYYN